From one Cereibacter sphaeroides 2.4.1 genomic stretch:
- a CDS encoding BrnT family toxin, which yields MSDGIELEWNEDKRQATLADRGLDFADVALIDWDAALTLEDTRRPYPETRYITVAPIRDRLCVVAWCWRGDVLRVISLRKANAREERKYG from the coding sequence GTGAGCGACGGCATCGAACTCGAATGGAACGAAGATAAGCGGCAGGCCACGCTGGCAGACCGCGGCCTCGATTTCGCCGACGTTGCTCTGATCGACTGGGATGCCGCGCTGACCCTCGAGGACACGCGGCGGCCCTACCCGGAGACCCGCTACATCACCGTCGCGCCCATCCGCGACCGTCTTTGCGTTGTGGCCTGGTGCTGGCGGGGTGACGTGCTCCGCGTGATCAGCCTGCGCAAGGCGAACGCCCGAGAGGAGAGGAAGTATGGCTAA
- a CDS encoding DUF6481 family protein: MTRFKEYSDRRSDASNAKAALLEKFKSATASPDLAVKLAARAEVARARDARRAAREAEKLEELQIAAAEAAAVVEEDERRQAAEAAEIEASQSAQARRIALVLSDEAARKTARDLRYAKRKAAQLVA, encoded by the coding sequence ATGACAAGATTCAAAGAATATTCGGATCGCAGAAGCGATGCGAGCAATGCCAAAGCAGCGCTGCTGGAAAAGTTCAAAAGCGCGACCGCCTCCCCTGATCTGGCCGTAAAGCTGGCTGCACGTGCCGAGGTGGCGCGGGCACGCGACGCACGACGCGCAGCGCGCGAAGCGGAGAAGCTGGAGGAGCTGCAGATCGCGGCCGCCGAGGCTGCCGCAGTTGTCGAGGAAGATGAGCGCCGACAGGCCGCTGAGGCAGCAGAGATTGAAGCGAGCCAGTCGGCTCAGGCCCGACGAATTGCGCTTGTCCTTTCCGATGAAGCCGCCCGAAAAACGGCCCGCGACCTTCGTTATGCGAAGCGGAAAGCGGCACAACTGGTCGCCTGA
- a CDS encoding 7-cyano-7-deazaguanine synthase has product MSFALLMASGGLDSTTVAYWLTERGVQFIPVFFDYGQHCVETEWETLKEVLPASAAHPERNDISDLFRGSKSRLITEADLWNEEVKDEDLYVPYRTLLFYSAAAARAQTLGAFEVYTGFINSNRAKEIDCTAEFMNKLDALTDSVGPVRFLSPFRFWSKSEVAKESIRLGVPIGRTFSCQAASLMPCGACPNCVERLAALRETGLLA; this is encoded by the coding sequence ATGAGCTTCGCGCTATTAATGGCATCTGGCGGGTTGGACTCGACAACAGTTGCATACTGGCTCACCGAAAGGGGGGTACAATTTATTCCGGTCTTCTTCGACTACGGGCAGCACTGCGTGGAGACCGAGTGGGAAACACTTAAGGAGGTACTGCCAGCATCGGCTGCACATCCAGAAAGAAATGATATCTCCGACCTTTTTAGGGGATCGAAGTCAAGGTTGATAACAGAGGCTGACCTTTGGAATGAAGAGGTGAAGGATGAAGATCTTTACGTGCCTTACCGAACTCTTCTATTCTATTCTGCAGCTGCGGCACGTGCCCAGACACTGGGAGCGTTTGAGGTTTACACCGGCTTTATCAACAGCAACCGCGCTAAGGAGATCGACTGTACGGCCGAGTTCATGAACAAGCTCGACGCGCTTACTGACTCGGTTGGTCCAGTCCGGTTCTTGTCACCGTTTCGCTTCTGGTCCAAGTCAGAAGTCGCAAAGGAATCTATTCGACTGGGAGTTCCAATTGGGCGCACCTTCTCCTGCCAAGCTGCGAGCCTGATGCCTTGTGGCGCTTGCCCTAACTGCGTCGAACGTCTAGCAGCGCTTCGAGAAACAGGGTTACTGGCATGA
- a CDS encoding M15 family metallopeptidase, with protein MEKDVTTSDIQRLLSAAGLYRGAIEGDAGPLTQAAALAALEGEPVPWRAWPSRRQRIAAGQAVLARLGHAPGRIDGLLGPYTREALTAWASGPARAAVDRVPLPGHAVTDAQGAYPRQESVATFYGVAGGPDCTAGIVELPFPFRLAWDLNTGITSFRCHKLVAMPLTRIFREAVAHYGAVQFESLRLNLFGGCFNHRPMRGGSALSMHAWGIAVDLDPERNPLRWGRDRASFAAPAYEPFWTIVEAAGATSLGRACNRDWMHFQFARL; from the coding sequence ATGGAGAAAGACGTGACGACATCCGACATCCAGCGGCTCTTGTCGGCCGCCGGGCTCTACCGCGGCGCCATCGAAGGCGATGCGGGGCCGCTGACCCAGGCGGCCGCACTGGCGGCGCTCGAGGGAGAGCCGGTGCCCTGGCGCGCCTGGCCCTCCCGCCGGCAGCGCATCGCGGCCGGCCAGGCGGTGCTGGCGCGGCTCGGCCACGCGCCGGGTCGGATCGACGGGCTCCTCGGGCCCTACACCCGCGAGGCGCTGACCGCCTGGGCCTCCGGGCCGGCGCGGGCCGCCGTCGACCGGGTGCCGCTGCCGGGCCACGCGGTGACCGATGCCCAGGGCGCCTATCCGCGGCAGGAGTCGGTTGCGACCTTCTACGGCGTGGCGGGCGGTCCCGACTGCACCGCCGGCATCGTCGAGCTGCCGTTCCCGTTCCGCCTCGCCTGGGATCTCAACACGGGCATCACGAGCTTCCGGTGCCACAAGCTGGTGGCCATGCCCCTGACGCGGATCTTCCGCGAGGCGGTGGCGCACTACGGCGCCGTTCAGTTCGAGAGCCTGCGGCTGAACCTCTTCGGCGGCTGCTTCAACCACCGGCCCATGCGTGGCGGCTCGGCCCTCTCGATGCACGCCTGGGGCATCGCCGTCGACCTCGACCCCGAGCGCAACCCGCTCCGCTGGGGCCGCGACCGGGCGAGCTTCGCCGCGCCCGCCTACGAGCCCTTCTGGACCATCGTCGAAGCCGCCGGAGCCACGAGCCTCGGCCGAGCCTGCAACCGCGACTGGATGCACTTCCAGTTCGCCCGCCTCTGA
- a CDS encoding DUF982 domain-containing protein, producing MKLPAFIRTAAASQAARFSLSERNDLIEIHWGEPLSFVVSPEGDVQKFTTIEQARYWLRRRWPVENDARRRAIHHLEAAMDCVGSVGSARRSFIAAARSAGFVAEDLMSQDHRTLS from the coding sequence TTGAAGCTGCCCGCTTTCATTCGAACCGCAGCGGCCTCTCAGGCTGCGCGGTTCTCTTTATCCGAAAGAAATGACTTGATCGAAATTCACTGGGGGGAACCCCTGTCCTTCGTCGTGTCTCCGGAAGGGGACGTTCAGAAGTTCACGACCATCGAACAGGCGAGATACTGGCTGCGCCGTAGATGGCCGGTCGAGAATGACGCGCGACGGCGTGCCATCCATCATCTTGAAGCCGCAATGGATTGTGTGGGTTCGGTCGGCAGCGCCCGCCGCTCATTCATCGCCGCCGCCCGGAGCGCAGGCTTCGTGGCCGAGGATTTGATGAGCCAGGACCATCGGACCCTCTCCTGA
- a CDS encoding phage holin family protein — MPEKGLIDTITALWGGAIATLIAAAMGRLMYHTGEVRARRRAFFGRELLWEIPALVAMAFIGEALSSYLNLDGRAAMGLVAMLAYLGPRGTTAMIERLWRGRSAG, encoded by the coding sequence ATGCCGGAAAAGGGACTGATCGACACCATCACGGCGCTCTGGGGCGGGGCCATCGCCACGCTGATCGCGGCCGCCATGGGCCGGCTCATGTATCACACCGGCGAGGTCCGCGCCCGCCGCCGCGCCTTCTTCGGCCGCGAGCTCCTCTGGGAGATCCCCGCCCTCGTCGCCATGGCCTTCATCGGCGAGGCTCTCAGCTCGTACCTCAATCTCGACGGTCGGGCGGCCATGGGGCTCGTGGCGATGCTCGCCTATCTGGGGCCAAGGGGCACCACGGCGATGATCGAACGGCTCTGGCGGGGGAGGAGCGCCGGGTGA
- a CDS encoding Crp/Fnr family transcriptional regulator has translation MRGHDTPLVRKLNAFVALSETELELLGRMHGRRRSFPRGRDIVHEGQVKRSAYVLASGWVCSYKTLAGGGRQIVDFQVPGDFLGLRSLLFRTADHNIEPVTRVEASEVLIADLLDGFAHSPRLATAILWAASRDEAMVVEHLVSLGRRNAQERTAHFLLELGARLTLVGMGTADGYACPLSQYLLADALGLTAVHINRVLRELREAGLVSFQKGQVEFHDLAGLVALADFDLAYLDHAGPLLK, from the coding sequence ATGCGGGGCCATGACACTCCACTTGTGCGAAAGCTGAATGCCTTCGTCGCATTGTCCGAGACCGAGCTGGAGCTTCTCGGCAGGATGCACGGCCGCCGCCGCAGTTTCCCGAGGGGGCGCGACATTGTTCACGAGGGACAAGTCAAGCGCTCGGCCTATGTGCTCGCCTCGGGCTGGGTCTGCTCCTACAAGACCTTGGCAGGGGGCGGCCGGCAGATCGTGGATTTTCAGGTGCCAGGGGATTTTCTCGGGCTGCGGTCGCTCCTGTTCCGCACCGCCGATCACAACATCGAGCCGGTAACGCGGGTGGAAGCCTCCGAGGTCTTGATCGCCGACCTTCTTGACGGCTTCGCCCACTCCCCGCGGCTGGCCACCGCCATCCTGTGGGCCGCTTCGCGCGACGAAGCAATGGTGGTCGAACATCTGGTCAGCCTCGGGCGCCGGAACGCGCAGGAGCGCACGGCGCATTTCCTTCTGGAACTCGGTGCACGCCTGACGCTCGTGGGGATGGGGACGGCGGACGGTTATGCCTGCCCGCTCTCGCAGTATCTGCTTGCGGATGCGCTGGGGCTGACCGCTGTCCACATCAACCGCGTCCTGCGCGAGTTGCGCGAGGCGGGCTTGGTGAGCTTCCAGAAAGGGCAGGTGGAATTCCATGACCTTGCCGGTCTGGTCGCACTCGCCGACTTTGACCTTGCCTATCTGGATCATGCAGGACCGCTGCTGAAATGA
- a CDS encoding tyrosine-type recombinase/integrase: MHSEHGRQNVKVELKGVHRVRRKLASGETAVYHYAWRGGPRIDAAPGSAEFVAAYNAAHAARDRPVHHDGTLQALITAYQKTPAFTDLAEATRKGYIRHIRQIEADFGDMPVQALADPRVRGEFLDWRDRLAQKSKRSADYAFSVLARILSWAHDRRKIPVNPCEKPGRLYTGSRADSIWTEAQIAAFLAVAPRPVRLPFLLAIWTGQRQADILQLTWTAYDGQAIRLRQSKTGRHMLIPVAQPLREAMEEAKARRRTLTICETSRGQPWTSDGFKTSFGKAQASAGIEGVTFHDLRGTAVTFLALAGCSVPEIAALTGHSLKDAEGILSKHYLGRDRRLGESAVAKLEKHGVGTPTVKRAVKRRGPEGGDSV; encoded by the coding sequence ATGCATTCGGAGCATGGAAGGCAAAACGTGAAGGTCGAGTTGAAGGGCGTTCATAGGGTCCGCCGCAAGCTGGCGAGCGGCGAGACCGCCGTCTACCATTATGCCTGGCGCGGTGGCCCGAGGATCGACGCGGCGCCGGGGAGTGCCGAGTTCGTGGCCGCCTACAACGCCGCCCACGCGGCGCGGGACCGGCCCGTGCATCACGATGGCACGCTGCAGGCGCTGATCACGGCTTACCAGAAGACGCCGGCCTTCACCGATCTCGCCGAGGCGACCCGGAAGGGCTACATCCGTCATATCCGCCAGATCGAGGCCGACTTCGGCGACATGCCAGTGCAGGCGCTGGCCGATCCGCGCGTTCGCGGCGAGTTCCTCGACTGGCGCGACCGGCTGGCGCAGAAGAGCAAGCGCAGCGCCGACTATGCCTTCAGCGTCCTCGCCCGGATCCTGTCCTGGGCGCACGACCGGCGGAAGATCCCGGTGAATCCCTGTGAGAAGCCCGGCCGGCTCTATACGGGCTCGCGCGCCGACTCGATCTGGACCGAGGCCCAAATCGCGGCCTTCCTCGCCGTGGCGCCGCGGCCGGTGCGCCTGCCGTTCCTGCTGGCGATCTGGACCGGCCAGCGTCAGGCCGACATCCTCCAGCTGACCTGGACCGCCTACGACGGCCAGGCGATTCGGCTGCGGCAGAGCAAGACCGGCCGGCACATGCTGATCCCGGTGGCCCAGCCGCTGCGCGAGGCGATGGAGGAAGCGAAGGCGCGGCGCAGGACCCTGACCATCTGCGAGACCTCGCGCGGCCAGCCCTGGACCAGCGACGGCTTCAAGACGAGCTTCGGCAAGGCGCAGGCCTCGGCCGGCATCGAGGGCGTGACGTTTCACGATCTGCGGGGGACGGCCGTCACGTTCCTCGCGCTCGCCGGATGCAGCGTGCCGGAGATCGCGGCGCTCACCGGGCACAGTCTCAAGGATGCCGAAGGGATCCTGTCGAAGCACTATCTCGGACGGGATCGTCGCCTCGGAGAATCCGCCGTGGCGAAGCTCGAAAAGCACGGAGTCGGAACGCCCACTGTAAAACGCGCTGTAAAACGGCGCGGACCAGAGGGCGGCGATTCTGTCTAA
- a CDS encoding DUF4326 domain-containing protein, producing the protein MKVDRSTKWGNPFVVNHPGSALEKPMDPALAVQSFRMLLEKEGCWSPAPLPWPKGKIPAQWTTVEDVIRELRGKDLACWCQPGAPCHADVLLEIANG; encoded by the coding sequence GTGAAGGTTGATCGCTCGACCAAGTGGGGCAACCCGTTTGTGGTCAACCACCCGGGCAGCGCGCTGGAAAAGCCGATGGACCCGGCGCTTGCCGTCCAGTCGTTTCGGATGCTGCTCGAGAAGGAAGGCTGCTGGTCACCAGCTCCCTTGCCGTGGCCGAAGGGGAAGATCCCGGCGCAATGGACCACCGTTGAGGATGTGATCCGCGAACTGCGCGGCAAAGACCTCGCCTGCTGGTGCCAGCCTGGTGCGCCGTGTCATGCCGACGTGCTGCTGGAGATCGCCAATGGCTGA
- a CDS encoding nucleoside 2-deoxyribosyltransferase — MDFTLSTPMSSAKMRLGGVVHAARGLWALNVPYSVAAICPDYLVSEAEAYLYAHGCTNFIQVGTVLGAPNVFLIGDAREVGHQGYENILREAKKVLTFDLDEKLRGFKNIVVYPGTFDFEGIVKNLDSDAKITVDIAYDVNDADELSRVYGASHALAISTSSELFSSLALENLGPLLKACKTRSAKHLLLKENRGGSRLFDLESGESWEIPATLARTVNSVGVGDVYTAVFAALIDHGALTAALRGMQAATRYAQTTFPDDFKRDVQRDFKLTPDEVLSLGGVLLPWHDRPHFEIYLAAPDFSYMEKAEVDAAVEALLYHNFTVRRPVQDNGEACPGTPAEDLRSYYDRDVELLRRCSLVFAVPLNRDPGTLVEIGLAIAAGTPVVTYDPRQENNNTMVICGSDAYSDDLDQCLNSTFELLAKLREQAK, encoded by the coding sequence GTGGATTTCACGCTTTCTACGCCAATGTCATCCGCCAAGATGCGCCTTGGCGGCGTAGTTCACGCAGCAAGGGGTCTGTGGGCATTAAATGTACCGTACTCGGTAGCCGCTATTTGCCCAGATTATCTGGTCTCAGAGGCGGAGGCGTATCTTTACGCTCATGGATGTACTAACTTCATTCAGGTAGGCACTGTGCTTGGCGCCCCTAACGTCTTCCTAATTGGAGACGCGAGAGAAGTGGGGCATCAGGGATACGAGAACATCCTGCGCGAAGCAAAGAAGGTGCTGACGTTCGATCTAGACGAGAAACTAAGGGGCTTCAAAAACATAGTAGTTTATCCGGGCACTTTCGATTTCGAGGGTATTGTCAAAAACCTTGATAGCGACGCGAAAATCACTGTTGACATTGCATACGACGTGAATGATGCAGATGAACTTTCCAGAGTTTACGGCGCATCTCATGCGCTAGCCATATCAACATCATCTGAGTTATTTTCCTCTCTTGCCCTTGAGAATTTGGGGCCACTTTTGAAGGCCTGCAAGACTCGAAGCGCAAAGCATCTTCTGCTAAAGGAGAATAGAGGGGGGAGCAGACTATTCGACTTAGAATCCGGAGAAAGCTGGGAAATCCCAGCCACACTGGCTAGAACAGTAAACTCTGTGGGGGTGGGCGATGTTTATACCGCTGTATTTGCGGCATTAATAGACCATGGCGCACTTACGGCCGCCCTTCGCGGGATGCAAGCTGCTACACGCTACGCGCAGACGACATTTCCCGACGACTTCAAGAGAGACGTTCAACGTGACTTCAAGCTAACACCTGATGAAGTCCTGTCGCTGGGCGGTGTACTGCTGCCATGGCACGACCGACCTCACTTCGAAATTTATCTGGCCGCACCTGACTTCTCGTATATGGAGAAAGCTGAAGTTGACGCTGCAGTGGAGGCGCTCCTCTATCATAATTTTACGGTCAGACGCCCCGTACAAGACAATGGAGAAGCATGCCCTGGAACCCCGGCGGAAGATCTGCGGTCCTACTACGATAGAGATGTCGAACTGTTGAGGCGCTGCAGTTTAGTATTTGCTGTCCCGCTGAACCGCGATCCAGGAACGCTTGTTGAAATTGGCCTTGCCATTGCGGCTGGCACGCCGGTCGTTACCTACGATCCGCGGCAAGAGAACAATAATACGATGGTGATCTGCGGCAGCGACGCCTACTCAGATGACTTGGACCAGTGCTTGAACTCGACGTTCGAACTTCTCGCCAAACTGCGGGAGCAAGCGAAATGA
- a CDS encoding cold-shock protein yields the protein MANGTVKWFNATKGFGFIAPTGGSKDVFVHVTALERAGIRQLDDGQAVSFDLERDRNGRESATNLVLA from the coding sequence ATGGCCAATGGCACCGTGAAATGGTTCAACGCAACTAAAGGGTTCGGCTTCATCGCGCCGACGGGCGGCTCGAAGGACGTTTTCGTCCATGTGACCGCGCTTGAGCGCGCTGGCATTCGGCAACTCGACGATGGCCAGGCGGTGAGCTTCGACCTCGAGCGCGATCGCAACGGCCGCGAGTCGGCGACGAACCTCGTTCTCGCCTGA
- a CDS encoding S49 family peptidase → MNYPMIAGRVFGTPLLVDPVKGAAFLAGLGPRLVNGALELRGLEELAPDRVAEAGRIAPRASVLLDDAGDARREAGRPLYRVEGGVAVIEVTGTLVHRGGWIGQSSGTTSYEGLMAQITAAVADPSVRGIALEIDSYGGEVAGLFDLADTIRAARAVKPVRAFVAEAALSAAYAIASQAERIVLPRTGAVGSIGVLLVHADFSQAMADRGVAVTLIHAGRHKVDGNPYEALPEGVRADLQARVEASRGLFAETVAAGRGARLTRQQALATEAQVLDGAAAVAAGLADEVSDLRSAFAAFRAELSHPHLPSPRAGAPAAAKETPTMTDETTTGAARGTDAEGNAPPLEAAEGSGGAVAVANVAVAEAAELIEIGQQAVRLGLTVDVADAMRRGLSAAALRRTVLDGLAARGDGADLVAHAPTAAAGPKESPLLAAARRTAEAQAASRRA, encoded by the coding sequence ATGAACTATCCGATGATCGCGGGCCGGGTGTTCGGCACGCCGCTTCTGGTCGATCCCGTGAAGGGCGCGGCCTTCCTCGCAGGCCTCGGGCCCCGGCTCGTGAACGGGGCGCTCGAGCTGCGCGGGCTCGAGGAGCTCGCGCCCGACCGCGTGGCCGAGGCCGGGCGGATCGCCCCGCGGGCCTCGGTGCTCCTCGACGATGCGGGCGACGCCCGGCGGGAGGCGGGCCGGCCGCTCTACCGTGTGGAGGGCGGCGTCGCGGTGATCGAAGTCACCGGCACGCTCGTTCACCGCGGCGGCTGGATCGGCCAGTCCTCGGGGACGACTTCCTACGAGGGGCTGATGGCGCAGATCACCGCGGCCGTGGCCGATCCGTCCGTGCGCGGCATCGCGCTCGAGATCGACAGTTATGGCGGCGAGGTGGCGGGCCTCTTCGATCTGGCCGACACGATCCGGGCCGCGCGGGCGGTGAAGCCGGTGCGCGCCTTCGTGGCCGAGGCGGCCCTATCGGCGGCCTATGCGATTGCGAGCCAGGCCGAGCGGATCGTGCTGCCGCGCACCGGCGCCGTGGGCAGCATCGGCGTGCTCCTCGTGCATGCCGACTTCTCGCAGGCCATGGCCGACCGCGGCGTCGCGGTCACGCTGATCCATGCCGGTCGGCACAAGGTCGACGGCAATCCCTACGAGGCCCTGCCCGAGGGGGTGCGCGCCGACCTGCAGGCCCGCGTCGAGGCCTCGCGCGGGCTCTTCGCCGAGACGGTCGCGGCGGGCCGCGGCGCGCGGCTGACCCGACAGCAGGCGCTCGCCACCGAGGCGCAGGTCCTCGACGGCGCCGCCGCGGTGGCCGCGGGGCTCGCCGACGAGGTCTCCGATCTCCGCAGCGCCTTCGCCGCCTTCCGCGCCGAACTGTCCCATCCGCACCTTCCATCCCCCCGGGCCGGCGCGCCGGCCGCAGCCAAGGAGACCCCGACCATGACCGACGAGACCACGACCGGCGCCGCGCGAGGTACGGACGCCGAGGGCAACGCGCCCCCGCTGGAGGCCGCGGAAGGATCCGGCGGCGCCGTAGCGGTGGCGAATGTCGCCGTGGCCGAGGCCGCCGAACTGATCGAGATCGGCCAGCAGGCGGTCCGGCTCGGCCTGACCGTCGACGTGGCCGACGCGATGCGCCGCGGTCTCTCGGCTGCCGCCCTCCGCCGCACCGTGCTCGACGGGCTGGCGGCCCGGGGCGACGGGGCCGACCTCGTGGCCCATGCCCCGACTGCTGCCGCCGGGCCGAAGGAAAGCCCGCTCCTTGCCGCCGCGCGCCGCACCGCCGAAGCGCAGGCCGCCAGCCGCCGGGCCTGA
- a CDS encoding head-tail joining protein, with protein sequence MQDGGQTRSPCSHPLPPAPQGGPARDVPSIFREEQVEAEDPEGRIVLVRAPTWRVRRDLVPELARRDRIRLADGRIYEVDEIWPPATPAADALTRCTLRKVAP encoded by the coding sequence ATGCAAGACGGGGGGCAGACCCGCTCCCCGTGCTCGCATCCTCTTCCTCCCGCGCCGCAGGGCGGGCCCGCGCGCGACGTGCCCTCGATCTTCCGCGAGGAGCAGGTCGAGGCCGAGGATCCCGAGGGCCGGATCGTGCTCGTCAGGGCGCCCACCTGGCGCGTGCGCCGCGATCTGGTTCCCGAGCTCGCGCGGCGGGACCGGATCCGGCTGGCGGACGGCCGGATCTATGAGGTGGACGAGATCTGGCCGCCTGCGACCCCGGCGGCCGACGCGCTCACGCGCTGCACCCTGCGGAAGGTCGCGCCATGA
- a CDS encoding cold-shock protein, translated as MANGTVKWFNATKGFGFIAPAHGSKDVFVHVTALERAGIRQLNDGQALTYDMETDRNGRESATNLVLA; from the coding sequence ATGGCCAATGGCACCGTGAAATGGTTCAACGCCACCAAAGGTTTCGGTTTCATCGCCCCGGCGCATGGGTCCAAGGACGTGTTTGTCCATGTGACTGCGCTGGAACGCGCCGGGATCCGTCAGCTGAATGACGGTCAGGCCCTGACGTACGACATGGAAACCGACCGCAACGGTCGCGAGTCCGCGACGAACCTCGTCCTTGCCTGA
- a CDS encoding DNA adenine methylase → MKQVPPAAPVAPWLGGKKRLHPLILERIEAIPHRAYVEPFVGMGGIFLRRRFRPRLEVMNDRNGEIINLFRILQRHYPQLLEIMRFQICSRREFDRLRLTDPATLTDLERAARFLYLQRLSFGGKLDGVFGVSAGHGPRFSLARLEPVLDAAHERLDGVVFESLDWADLIPRYDTTETLFYLDPPYFGGENDYGKGLFDRAQFARIAEILGGLKGAFLLSINDTPEIRALFGRFHLEPVRLSYSVSASGGTEAQELLVSNRERIATLL, encoded by the coding sequence ATGAAACAAGTACCTCCCGCCGCCCCGGTGGCCCCGTGGCTCGGCGGCAAGAAACGTCTCCACCCGCTCATCCTCGAGCGGATCGAGGCCATCCCGCACCGCGCCTATGTCGAGCCCTTCGTCGGCATGGGCGGGATCTTCCTCCGTCGCCGCTTCCGGCCCCGCCTCGAGGTCATGAACGACCGCAACGGCGAGATCATCAACCTCTTCCGGATCCTGCAGCGCCACTATCCCCAGCTCCTCGAGATCATGCGGTTCCAGATCTGCAGCCGGCGCGAGTTCGACCGGCTGCGGCTCACCGATCCCGCCACGCTCACCGACCTCGAGCGGGCCGCGCGGTTCCTCTACCTCCAGCGCCTCAGCTTCGGCGGCAAGCTCGACGGGGTCTTCGGCGTCTCGGCCGGGCACGGGCCCCGCTTCTCGCTCGCGCGGCTCGAGCCGGTGCTCGACGCCGCCCACGAGCGGCTCGATGGCGTGGTGTTCGAGAGCCTCGACTGGGCCGACCTCATCCCGCGCTACGACACGACCGAGACGCTCTTCTATCTCGACCCGCCCTATTTCGGCGGCGAGAACGACTACGGAAAAGGCCTCTTCGACCGGGCGCAGTTCGCGCGGATCGCCGAGATCCTGGGCGGCCTGAAGGGCGCCTTCCTCCTGTCGATCAATGACACGCCGGAGATCCGGGCGCTCTTCGGCCGGTTCCACCTCGAGCCGGTGCGGCTGAGCTACTCGGTCTCCGCCTCGGGCGGCACCGAGGCGCAGGAGCTCCTCGTCTCGAACCGCGAGCGGATCGCGACCCTGCTCTGA
- a CDS encoding pyocin knob domain-containing protein: protein MGSNTGFFLAAENELGVSCQGTERARFTPSGMQLQGLLSGTAVTQGDLDTTPGRLLKVGDYGLGGTARPIPGNDADQIGTTGFYQVTSATLNRPAGMGVGTLQHIQHGAARAVQIAYPQTASDTGRWCRYKDTSWGDWFLTYDQRNIVGAVSWSSGFPRGGIIEKGETAGAEYVRFADGTQLCRLVQTGVPGPTIAQGSLYRTEWQTVTLPVEFVSAALNGHCVTGGCRGGSVISLLGRPGASNVAAYMLLSPTSYGATQTVDLLVIGRWR from the coding sequence GTGGGCTCGAACACGGGCTTCTTCCTCGCGGCCGAGAACGAGCTCGGCGTCTCCTGCCAGGGGACGGAACGGGCGCGGTTCACGCCGTCGGGCATGCAGCTGCAGGGGCTCCTCTCCGGCACGGCCGTGACCCAGGGCGATCTCGACACCACGCCCGGGCGCCTCCTGAAGGTCGGAGACTATGGCCTCGGCGGCACGGCGCGCCCGATCCCGGGCAACGACGCGGACCAGATCGGGACGACGGGCTTCTATCAGGTCACAAGCGCCACGCTGAACCGTCCCGCCGGCATGGGCGTCGGCACCCTGCAGCACATCCAGCACGGGGCCGCGCGGGCGGTGCAGATCGCCTATCCCCAGACGGCCAGCGATACCGGGCGCTGGTGCCGTTACAAGGATACCAGCTGGGGCGACTGGTTCCTCACCTACGACCAGCGCAACATCGTGGGCGCCGTCAGCTGGTCCTCCGGCTTCCCGCGCGGCGGCATCATCGAAAAGGGAGAGACGGCTGGCGCCGAGTATGTCCGCTTTGCGGATGGGACGCAGCTTTGCCGCCTGGTCCAGACAGGGGTCCCGGGTCCGACCATTGCGCAGGGCTCGCTCTATCGCACCGAATGGCAGACGGTGACGCTGCCCGTCGAGTTCGTGAGCGCGGCCCTGAACGGCCATTGCGTGACCGGCGGCTGCCGGGGTGGCTCGGTGATCTCGCTCCTCGGCCGGCCGGGGGCCTCGAACGTCGCCGCCTACATGCTGCTGTCGCCGACGTCCTACGGGGCCACGCAGACCGTCGATCTTCTCGTCATCGGCCGCTGGAGGTAA